The following is a genomic window from Armatimonadota bacterium.
GAAGCCGCATGCCGCGCCCCGCCTTGATGCGGAAAGCATCGCCGGGCGGATCGTTGGCCAGAAAAGGCGGGAGGTCGGTTATCCTGTTCTTCGGCTTCAGCGCCCTCTCGTCGTCCACGCCCAGGAACACGATGCCCGCTCCCCCAGTCACCGCCTGGTATAACTTGTACTGGGCTTCGTGAGGCAAGTGAGTGACCGGGACCCCGGCGAAGAGAAAGCAATCCCACGGCTCGTCCAGGAGGCGCATGATGCGTTGCACCCCGGCTTCGCCCCCGCGCCATTCCGTCTGCGGGCTATCGATGATCCGGTGGTAATATGCCGTCTTAGCCTCGATGTCGAAACGCTGCATCAGTTCGACGATGTCGCGCGCCTCGATGCCCCGGTCGTACGATCCCCAGCCGATGTACAGCACGCGCACCTTCCCCAGCGCGTAGGGTCGGGCCCAGTCCGTATGGGGCGTCTCGAACTCCATGGACAACTCATGGTCTTCCTCGAGTTCCTCGTTCACCGCCGGTGCCGCGGCCGCACCGGCCAGCGCCGCAGCCAGACCGAAGGTCGCGATGAGGAGACACAGCGAGGATTCGCGCATGATGGTTTCTCCTTCGTTGTCGACAATGCTTTAGTTGTGGGCCCGGCGATCACCACCTCGCGGGCCTTAGCGTGGCGCAGTCTTCGCGCACAGTCACGAGGTGGTTTCTGCCGTCGCGAGGGGTTTTCCTACAGCGAGCCGGGCATCGAGAACCCCCCTGTGCGCCTGGCGGAAAAGGTGAACCGCCTGGCATGGAGTAAGATGGATTCCCAGGAGGAGTATGACTGCGATGCATGTTCACAAGCTGTACGCCATCATCGTGGGGTTGCTCGTGGGCACGGCTGCTTGCTCCGATGCGCGCCCGAACGACAGTGTCCTCGAGGGCCTGACGCGGCTGCAGGCCTTCGAGACCCGTCGGGAAAGCAGCGCGCACGAGGACCTGCAGAAGAACGGCGACGCGCGCTCCATCGAGATCGGGGAGACCCTCGTGCTCGGCGAACTGGAGGGCCCCGGGGTGATCACGCATATCTGGTGCACCGTGGCTTCCGAGGATCCGTTCTACGCGCGCTCGCTGGTGCTCCGCATCTACTGGGACGGCATGGAGAGGCCGAGCGTCGAGGCGCCGCTGGGTGACTTCTTCGGCGTCGGCCACAGCGCGCACAGCAGCTTCACCTCGCTGCCGGTAGCCGTGTCATCCGAGGGCCGCGCGCGCAACTGCTTCTGGCGCATGCCCTTCCGCGAAAGCGCTCGCGTGACCGTCACCAACGAATCGGACACGTATCGCACCGGCTCGTTCTACTACTACCTGGACTGGCAGAAGCACGACTCCATGCCCGATGACATCGCTTACTTCCACGCCCGTTATCGCCAGGAACACCCGGCTCGGCCCGGCGACTACACGATTCTGGAAACCAGGGGCCGCGGGCATTACGTCGGCACGGTTCATTCCGCCCAGCAGGTGGAAATCGGCTGGTTCGGAGAAGGCGACGACCGCTTCTACGTGGATGGCGAGGACTACCCGTCGCTCAGCGGCACGGGTACCGAGGACTACTTCTGCGACGCCTGGGGTTTCCGGCAGTTTTCCACTCCATTCTATGGCGTGTCTCTGTGGGAAGGCTACTTCCCCGGCGACCGGGTGACGGCATACCGGTGGCACCTCAGCGACCCAGTCACGTTCAAGAAGTTGCTCAAGGTGCAGATCGAACACCGCGGCAGCATCTTCACCGAAACGGTCGAGCACCTCGGGCAGTTTATCGAGCGTCCCGACTGGATCAGCTCCGTTGCGTTCTGGTACCAGTCGCCGGCGGTGGGCGCCGACGAACCCATCGCGCCGGTCGCGGAGCGCGTTGCGCCGTATCGTGTCCTGCGCGCGGCTGACCTCGAGGTGCGGGCCGAGCCGGACATGATGCTGCAGAAGGATGGCGGCGCGGTGAATTACATGCCCGCCACGGGGGACGCGAAACTGGAGTTTGACTTCGACGCCACCGACGCAGGCATGTACCAGTTGAACGCCGTGCTCTATCACTCCGTAGTTGGCGGCAAGTATCAGCCGTTCCTGGACGGCAAGCCCTTGGGTCAGACTCTCGACCTGTGCATCCAAGGCGCGGATTGGCTGTGGGTGCGCTTCGATCTCGCACGGCTCGAATCAGGCAAGCACACGCTGCGCTTCGAGGGGCGGGGAGTCTCGCCGAACAAGCGCAGCCTGATTCCAACCGTTAACCAGGTCGGTATGTATTACC
Proteins encoded in this region:
- a CDS encoding DUF2961 domain-containing protein, translated to MHVHKLYAIIVGLLVGTAACSDARPNDSVLEGLTRLQAFETRRESSAHEDLQKNGDARSIEIGETLVLGELEGPGVITHIWCTVASEDPFYARSLVLRIYWDGMERPSVEAPLGDFFGVGHSAHSSFTSLPVAVSSEGRARNCFWRMPFRESARVTVTNESDTYRTGSFYYYLDWQKHDSMPDDIAYFHARYRQEHPARPGDYTILETRGRGHYVGTVHSAQQVEIGWFGEGDDRFYVDGEDYPSLSGTGTEDYFCDAWGFRQFSTPFYGVSLWEGYFPGDRVTAYRWHLSDPVTFKKLLKVQIEHRGSIFTETVEHLGQFIERPDWISSVAFWYQSPAVGADEPIAPVAERVAPYRVLRAADLEVRAEPDMMLQKDGGAVNYMPATGDAKLEFDFDATDAGMYQLNAVLYHSVVGGKYQPFLDGKPLGQTLDLCIQGADWLWVRFDLARLESGKHTLRFEGRGVSPNKRSLIPTVNQVGMYYLVLLRLEDMEGYHAEMNRILQERQQK